The window TCCCCACCTGCGAGCCGGCGTACTGGGCGTTCTGGGCGAAGGCGACCCAGCGGCGGTCGTGGTGCGGGGTGTACTCGGTCAGGAACCACATGGAGTAGTACCACAAGATGCCGCCGACGATGGGAATGAGCGGCGCCAGGGTCCAAAGGAGGGGGTCCCTCTGCTTCTCGTTGAACACTCCCTCGCGGTCGATCGCCTCCATCGCCTGGACGTACTGGTACACGTTCTGGCCGGCGCCCCTCTCCTCGCCCTTGGCCCGGAGGAAGTCTATGAGGGCCCGTCGGAGGGCGGCCTCCCGGGCGATGTGCTCATACTGCCGCTTCAGCAGCTTGTAGTTGAGCACCAGGAACAGCACCATGGATACCAGGCTGGCGATCGCCAGCACGGCGATGTCTGCCCAGAACGGCCCCAGCCCGCTGTTGGGATCGAAGCCTTCCGAGAACGCCGTCGCCATCCTCAGGCCCATCGCGACGACCGCCACGATGCTCACGCCCAATGCGAGTATGGGCAGGAGTATCCACATGTCGGAGAGGACCTCATCGCTCTGCCCCCTTCTCCGGATTATGTCCGCGATCCTGGCCTTGGCCCCTTCCGAGGATTGCCATGATGCCGACTGGCGGACCGGCTCCGACATCGGCGAGGTGAGGTCATAGCCGCATCCGGCGCAGTACCTGTTGCCCGGCCGCGACTCCGCGCCGCAGCGGGGGCATTTTCCTGTTTCAGCGCTCATGCTCGATGCTCCGATGATAGATTATCGCAATCTCGATATATTATTATGCTCAGCTCCGGACGACCATAGACACGTACCCCACCACCTCGTCCATGGGCGTCACGTCCCCGGAGCTTCCGTACTTCAGCAGCTCGGCCTTCTTGCCGCCGGACGCCAGCATCATGGTCATGACCGGACCGTAGCCGCACATGGACACATCCCTGCGCACCACCGTGTCGTACACACCCTCAGGGTCAGCGGCGAGGATCTTGTCAATGACCGCATGGTCCTGCCTCTCCGCCTCCTGGGCCGGGACGTAGT is drawn from Methanomassiliicoccus luminyensis B10 and contains these coding sequences:
- a CDS encoding zinc ribbon domain-containing protein; amino-acid sequence: MSAETGKCPRCGAESRPGNRYCAGCGYDLTSPMSEPVRQSASWQSSEGAKARIADIIRRRGQSDEVLSDMWILLPILALGVSIVAVVAMGLRMATAFSEGFDPNSGLGPFWADIAVLAIASLVSMVLFLVLNYKLLKRQYEHIAREAALRRALIDFLRAKGEERGAGQNVYQYVQAMEAIDREGVFNEKQRDPLLWTLAPLIPIVGGILWYYSMWFLTEYTPHHDRRWVAFAQNAQYAGSQVGMELSPPRPAVPERSTVLYLILTFLFGVFAVYWYWVIIKDYNEHFRAEWEFEDRLLGEIQRF